The genomic window CGCGTAAATCTAAATCGTCTTCTACTACCATTATTTTTATTTCTCTGGCGTATTCTTCGCTTAGCAATTGGCCTGTGGATTGCGCTGGGTTAGTCATGGGATACTCCGCATTGTTGTTTGGTTATGTCGGCCACGTCACTGGGTGTTGCGCAGTGCTCCGGCAAAATAAGTGTTGCTTTGGTGCCGCACTCAGGTGGCGACATAATAGAAAAAGTACCGCCGTGGGCGCGGGCAACAGATTGCACAACCGCTAACCCCAGGCCTGTGCCGTGCGCTTTGGTAGTAACAAACAACTCCATGGCGCTGTCTAACACAGACTTGTCTAACCCCGGCCCGTTATCCACTACGTTTATACACACGCGTTTAGGCTCTAGGTTTTCTGGGCTACCACTTAGGTTAACGAGAATGGTAATGGGTTTATCGGATGCTTGAATGGCGTTATTTATTAAATTCATTATTGCGCTAATAAGCGCTTCGCGGTGGCAGCGGATTTGCGTGGAGGGATGGGTGTTTCGCCACGTAATTTTGGCAGCAGATGTAAGAATGGGCACTTCGCTCGCCTCGCGTAAACCCACTTCCAAATCGGCTAATGAAATTACATCGTTAAGCGGTAACTCGCTTTTTACAAACAGCATCATGTCGCGCACTGTGCGCTCCATATGCTGTAAACGGCCCAATAATTTTTTTGCAAATGTATCTTTTTTCGCTTGCGCGATAGAGCCATTGGTTAAATGCCCTGCATATAAAATGGCTGCAGATAGAGGCGTGCGAATTTGATGAGCCAAAGCAGAAACCATTTTACCCATTGACGATAAACGCTCGTGGCGGCTTAAATTTCGCTGTAATTCTCGGGTTTCTGTTTGATCGGTTAGCAGTATTATTTGGCCGTGATTATCCATCGAGCTTGTGGCGATACTAATGCGCTTACCAGTTTTGGTGGATACCTCTAAGCCGTCATCATTGCGAGGCGCAAAACATTTACTAATAACATGTCGCCAAAGCTCACCATCTAACTTGTCGTCTAGTAGCGCCCTTGCAGCGGGGTTACTTTCAACAATATAACCTTGGTGATCGAGCACAATCACACCACCGGGCATAAAATCTAGCAAGGCTTGCATGCGCCCCGCTAATTTCTCTTCATTTTTATGGGCGCGCTGTTTAGCTTCGCTTACTTCATCTAGCTCTTGCGTAAGGCTCGATACGCGCTTTTCCAACAGTTCGTAAGATTGCGCGAGCTGAGAAGAGGTATCGTTAAAAAATTGAAAAGCCGCCTCCAACCTTTCTAGGTTAGATTGCGACGTAGGCAATTTTGCCGAAACGATTTTAGGGGTACCCGATTCGGGTGGAGTACCAGAACTTCTTACACTCAACGACACAGCTTTACCTCCAGAACTGTCAATGCGCCAGAAAACCATCATTTTCTGTATGCAGATATAACTACTGCAAGGTGAGTGCCATTTTTATTTTTTGTTAATTTTCAATAGGTTATAACACCTATAGCCTCAAGTCAGTTATGGCGACGTTTTGACGTCTACTTTAAAGCCGCACATATGGCGCTGAAGAAGTTTTGTTGCGGCAGCATCTACACCACTAGCACTAGAAGCTTTATTGAGTACGAACAAGGCGCATCACATTATTCGACTATCATTCGGCCATGCGGTATTTGCTCACGGTCATCCCAGAGTATTCACTTACCTAATTTGCAATTTGGCATGGCTTATTAAAATTGCTTTTTACAACCATTGCTTCCAAGGCTTCGCTTAAATCATTGCCTAATAGGCTTAAGCAATAAAAAGCTTATATGGGTAGACCTAAATACTAGGCGTTATATGTTTTTGCGCTTTCAGCTCTTCTGTTTAAGTGCGAATCGGTTTTTGACTAAAAACCGATTGCAAACGATGCTTAATGTATACGGAGTCACAAAATTACAATTAATAAAATTGGAGCAGTGCCATATGGAAGCAAGCGCTTATGAGCAAAATGCAAGTCAGCGAGAACGACGAGCAAAGAGAGAAAATAATACGCAGGTACTCGAGAGTATTTTATCGGAGTTGCAGCGACTTACGCTGCACCAGTTAGAAGGATTTGGCTGGCGATTAGCATTTGTAAGGCGGCCTCTATTTCAAGACCCTATTGTTGTAGTAGTAAATTGCGAAAACAGTAAATATGGCGTACTTGAAGATGATGGCTCTATTAATGTTGAGCACAACATACAAATACGCCACTAAATAAATGTAAAATACAGCTCTGAGCATTATGCGAACCCATTAAAATATTTGGGTTCGCTTTCGCTTGTAAGCAATAAAATACTAGCTGCGCTGCAACCCGTATTTACGCATTTTCTCCACCAAAGTGGTTCGACGAATTGTAAGCCTATCGGCCGCTCTCGCCACCACACCGCCACAATCATCTAGCGCTTGCTGAATTAAACTTTGCTCTAAGCCGGTTATATATTCCTTTAAATCTATTCCACCATCGGGCAACAAGGTCACGTCACCCGCACCAACCATGGTCGTTTTAACTGGCATGCTTTCTAGGTCATCTAGCGGGTCATCATCTTCAAGCTCTACATGACGATACTTAGCAGGTAAATCTTGCACACCCACAACGCCATAAGGTTGCATAATAGCCATGCGTTCCACCAAGTTGGCCAGCTCTCTTACATTACCCGGCCAAGGGTGGCGACACAAAGATAGAATTGCCGCAGAGTTAAAGCGTATGGAGCCACGGTGTTCGCTTTCTAAGCGATTTACTAACTCGTTTATAAGTAGCGGAATATCTTCTGCGCGCTCGCGCAATGGTGGCATTTCTATGGGAAACACATTTAAACGGTAGTATAAATCTTCGCGAAAGCTTCCATCTGCAATCATTACATCTAAATCGCGGTGGGTAGCGGCAATAATGCGCACATCGGTGGGGTACGATTTGTTACCCCCTACTCGCTCGTAGGATTTCTCTTGCAGTACACGCAATATTTTTACTTGCATGTGCAGTGGCATATCGCCAATTTCATCTAAAAATAATGTGCCGCCTTCAGCGAGTTCAAAACGCCCCGCTCGCGCGTTAATAGCCCCTGTAAACGCGCCTTTCTCATGCCCAAACAACTCACTCTCTAGCAGCTCTGCCGGAATAGCACCGCAGTTAACAGGCACAAATGGCTTGTCTCTACGCGGGGAATTATAGTGAAGGTTGCGTGCCACAACTTCTTTGCCCGTACCCGATTCGCCCTGAATAAGTACAGTTACATCGGTATCGGCAACCTGATCCATCATTGTCCTTACCGTTTGCTCCTCGCGACTGGTGCCCACCAGACTGCGGAACAGATGGGTTGGTCTAGATGCCAAGCCCCCGCGCGCGGCATCCCTCGCGACGTTCAATCGCTGCGCCCTATGCATGGCATCTATTAAGGCATTGTAGGTAATTGGCAGCTCTAGGGTACCAATGGCCATATGGCGCAGGTACGGGTCCCATTCGGGGTTTATATCGCCATATTCGCCTACTACGGCAACAGGCTTTAACTCGTAAGTGTTTTTTATACCCTCTAAATGTTGTTTTAACGTTTCCCCGCCGTGGGTATTGCCAAGAATAATCATGCCGACTTCGTCGTCAGCGGCCTGAGCGGCAATATCTTGCCAGCTCGAAAACGCCGTTTGTATGGGGCTCTCCCCTAAAAAGTCGATTATCACCACTAAATCGTGTAATCGAGTCGCGTCGTCTTCGACAATGAGTATTTTTTTGTCACCTAACATCTATATTAATCTTCCCAATATTGCCAGCTAGCGCACTTATACAGCGAATTAAGTGATTGCCACAATGGCAAAAAAGCTAAGCAAAGAAATAACCGCTATTGATTATCTAGCCGACCGTTTATTGACAAATAACGCGAACCGACCGTTCCTTAACTTAGTAATAGTCAACGAACTGGCATTGGTCAAATTTCTGACGGGAAAATTTTGATATATCTATCGCCTGTTGACGTAGATGAATTTTAGGGGGAAAGCTAGGTTTCTATAGGCTTTAGCTAAAAAAGCACCAGCCTACTTAGATCAAGAATGCGTCAACCTTCTCAGTAGAGACGCTCAAAAAACATACTACTCTGCTCTAGGTCCAGCCAATTTGCCTGCATGTGCAGGTAAACATGCCACCATCTCACCGTAGATGCTCACAATTCTTTCTAATTCTTCAATTAGCGCACGAGTATCGCGATTGGAGTCATCGAATGCTTCGTTTAGGCTTTGCGCCAAAAGGCGATCCACATCTCTTATGGTTTGCCAATCTTTGCTTTTAAATGCCTCTTGCAATTGCTTTCGTGTACGAGCTAAAGAAAATTGGGAAGCTGTAACCAAGTTCATGGTGTTCTCCTAAATAGGCGTTTACGAAAAGTCTATCTAGGCTAACGGCCTATCCCAAAAACTCTTTAGACGTTTTTAGCAATAAAAACATATTTGCTCTTTTCTTAAACAGCGACTTTTTGCTGCTGGATGTTCATCTCATCCCAACCGCTTTTAACCTCGCTCAACAATACCCGAGCCTCATCCATACCGGCGGCTAAGTTCTCGATAGTAGATTGCTGAATAAGCTTAATAATGTAG from Saccharophagus degradans 2-40 includes these protein-coding regions:
- a CDS encoding sensor histidine kinase, yielding MMVFWRIDSSGGKAVSLSVRSSGTPPESGTPKIVSAKLPTSQSNLERLEAAFQFFNDTSSQLAQSYELLEKRVSSLTQELDEVSEAKQRAHKNEEKLAGRMQALLDFMPGGVIVLDHQGYIVESNPAARALLDDKLDGELWRHVISKCFAPRNDDGLEVSTKTGKRISIATSSMDNHGQIILLTDQTETRELQRNLSRHERLSSMGKMVSALAHQIRTPLSAAILYAGHLTNGSIAQAKKDTFAKKLLGRLQHMERTVRDMMLFVKSELPLNDVISLADLEVGLREASEVPILTSAAKITWRNTHPSTQIRCHREALISAIMNLINNAIQASDKPITILVNLSGSPENLEPKRVCINVVDNGPGLDKSVLDSAMELFVTTKAHGTGLGLAVVQSVARAHGGTFSIMSPPECGTKATLILPEHCATPSDVADITKQQCGVSHD
- a CDS encoding sigma-54 dependent transcriptional regulator, producing the protein MLGDKKILIVEDDATRLHDLVVIIDFLGESPIQTAFSSWQDIAAQAADDEVGMIILGNTHGGETLKQHLEGIKNTYELKPVAVVGEYGDINPEWDPYLRHMAIGTLELPITYNALIDAMHRAQRLNVARDAARGGLASRPTHLFRSLVGTSREEQTVRTMMDQVADTDVTVLIQGESGTGKEVVARNLHYNSPRRDKPFVPVNCGAIPAELLESELFGHEKGAFTGAINARAGRFELAEGGTLFLDEIGDMPLHMQVKILRVLQEKSYERVGGNKSYPTDVRIIAATHRDLDVMIADGSFREDLYYRLNVFPIEMPPLRERAEDIPLLINELVNRLESEHRGSIRFNSAAILSLCRHPWPGNVRELANLVERMAIMQPYGVVGVQDLPAKYRHVELEDDDPLDDLESMPVKTTMVGAGDVTLLPDGGIDLKEYITGLEQSLIQQALDDCGGVVARAADRLTIRRTTLVEKMRKYGLQRS